A single genomic interval of Scatophagus argus isolate fScaArg1 chromosome 22, fScaArg1.pri, whole genome shotgun sequence harbors:
- the LOC124053628 gene encoding histidine ammonia-lyase-like isoform X1 — protein MRCVSVCVRGEWFRVPCGGPSASVQSLASEALRRYHQAKEHEDGDRDMEFTIRRCWHGELLQPDDKADEVLEDNDFVRLVFAGESDRHDSSPLAMEMQKSYQEPEEYIVLDGNSLTTADLVNLGRGLFKIKLTPEAEEGVVKGRELIDSFIRENRVVYGVNTGFGKFARTLIKKEQLVQLQENVVRSHCAGVGNPLSVERTRMLLVLRINVLAKGYSGVSKETLLAMIAAFNASCLSWVPEKGTVGASGDLAPLAHLTLGLMGEGKMWSPQSGWADAKAVLEGHGLKPLKLKPKEGIALINGTQMISSLGAEAVERALSVARQADIIAALTLEALKGTTKAFHSAIHAVRPHRGQMEVAERLRSLLDSDVFPSQISESQKTFERVQDAYTLRCIPQVHGVVNDTIAFVQNVICTELNSATDNPLVFAESGETISGGNFHGEYPAKVLDYLAIGVHELASISERRIERLVNPSLSELPAFLVKEGGLNSGFMIAHCTAAALVSENKVLCHPSSVDSLSTSAATEDHVSMGGWAARKALRVVEHVEQVLAIELLAACQALEFLRPLQTTTPLEKVHELLRSVVRPWDKDRVMSPDIEAAHSLVREQKVWNTVQPYMEEYRKKLQT, from the exons ATGCgttgcgtgtctgtgtgtgtccgaGGCGAGTGGTTCAGGGTGCCCTGTGGTGGCCCCTCTGCCTCCGTCCAGTCACTGGCATCTGAGGCCCTGCGGCGTTACCATCAGGCGAAGGAGCATGAGGATGGAGACAGGGACATGGAGTTCACCATCCGGAGGTGTTGGCATGGAGAGCTCCTCCAGCCTGACGACAAGGCAGACGAAGTTCTGGAGGACAATGACTTCGTGCGATTGG TCTTTGCGGGAGAAAGTGACAGACATGATTCTTCTCCACTGGCAATGGAAAT GCAAAAGTCTTATCAAGAACCTGAGGAG TACATTGTCCTGGATGGCAACAGTCTGACCACAGCTGACCTGGTCAACTTGGGTCGAGGCTTGTTCAAAATAAAG TTAACgcctgaggcagaggagggagtAGTCAAGGGCAGAGAGCTGATTGATAGCTttatcagagaaaacagag TTGTTTACGGAGTCAACACTGGCTTTGGAAAGTTTGCACGCACACTTattaaaaaagaacaacttGT GCAGCTGCAGGAAAATGTGGTTCGATCACATTGTGCTG gggtgGGCAACCCACTGAGTGTGGAGAGGACACGCATGCTGCTGGTTCTGCGAATCAACGTCCTGGCAAAAGGCTACAGCGGCGTTTCCAAGGAAACCCTGCTTGCTATGATTGCAGCCTTCAATG catcCTGTTTGTCCTGGGTACCAGAGAAGGGTACAGTGGGGGCGAGTGGAGACTTGGCCCCCTTGGCCCATCTCACCCTGGGCCTGATGGGGGAGGGCAAAATGTGGTCACCACAGAGCGGCTGGGCTGATGCCAAGGCT GTATTGGAGGGCCATGGACTCAAACCTCTCAAGCTGAAACCAAAGGAG GGAATCGCTCTGATCAATGGGACTCAGATGATATCCTCTCTGGGTGCTGAGGCTGTGGAGAGAGCCCTGAGTGTGGCCAGACAAGCTGACATCATTGCAGCCTTGACTTTGGAAGCCCTGAAAGGCACCACAAAGGCCTTCCACAGTG CTATCCATGCAGTGAGGCCTCACCGTGGTCAGATGGAGGTGGCTGAGAGGCTTCGCTCTCTGTTAGACTCTGATGTCTTCCCTTCTCAGATCTCTG AGAGTCAGAAAACATTCGAGCGTGTTCAGGATGCCTACACCCTCCGCTGTATCCCACAG GTTCATGGAGTGGTGAATGACACGATTGCTTTTGTCCAGAATGTGATTTGCACTGAGCTGAACAGTGCCACAGACAACCCA CTGGTATTTGCAGAGAGTGGGGAGACAATTTCTGGTGGGAATTTCCATGGAGAGTATCCAGCAAAG GTCTTGGACTACCTGGCCATAGGTGTGCATGAACTGGCCAGTATAAGTGAGAGGAGGATTGAGAGGCTGGTGAACCCGTCCCTCAGTGAACTGCCTGCCTTTCTCGTGAAGGAAGGAGGGTTGAACTCTGGCTTTATGATtgcacactgcactgctgctgccttAG TGTCAGAGAATAAGGTTCTGTGCCACCCATCCTCCGTTGACTCTCTGTCCACCAGTGCAGCAACAGAGGACCATGTGTCTATGGGCGGCTGGGCTGCCCGCAAAGCCCTGAGAGTGGTGGAGCATGTGGAACAAG TGCTGGCCATAGAGCTGCTGGCTGCCTGCCAGGCCTTGGAGTTCCTGCGCCCTCTTCAGACCACCACTCCTCTGGAGAAGGTCCATGAGTTGCTGCGCTCTGTGGTCAG GCCTTGGGACAAAGACCGTGTCATGAGTCCTGACATCGAAGCCGCTCATTCACTCGTCAGGGAGCAAAAG gTCTGGAACACAGTGCAGCCTTACATGGAGGAATACAGGAAGAAGCTGCAGACATGA
- the LOC124053628 gene encoding histidine ammonia-lyase-like isoform X2, whose translation MLLVLRINVLAKGYSGVSKETLLAMIAAFNASCLSWVPEKGTVGASGDLAPLAHLTLGLMGEGKMWSPQSGWADAKAVLEGHGLKPLKLKPKEGIALINGTQMISSLGAEAVERALSVARQADIIAALTLEALKGTTKAFHSAIHAVRPHRGQMEVAERLRSLLDSDVFPSQISESQKTFERVQDAYTLRCIPQVHGVVNDTIAFVQNVICTELNSATDNPLVFAESGETISGGNFHGEYPAKVLDYLAIGVHELASISERRIERLVNPSLSELPAFLVKEGGLNSGFMIAHCTAAALVSENKVLCHPSSVDSLSTSAATEDHVSMGGWAARKALRVVEHVEQVLAIELLAACQALEFLRPLQTTTPLEKVHELLRSVVRPWDKDRVMSPDIEAAHSLVREQKVWNTVQPYMEEYRKKLQT comes from the exons ATGCTGCTGGTTCTGCGAATCAACGTCCTGGCAAAAGGCTACAGCGGCGTTTCCAAGGAAACCCTGCTTGCTATGATTGCAGCCTTCAATG catcCTGTTTGTCCTGGGTACCAGAGAAGGGTACAGTGGGGGCGAGTGGAGACTTGGCCCCCTTGGCCCATCTCACCCTGGGCCTGATGGGGGAGGGCAAAATGTGGTCACCACAGAGCGGCTGGGCTGATGCCAAGGCT GTATTGGAGGGCCATGGACTCAAACCTCTCAAGCTGAAACCAAAGGAG GGAATCGCTCTGATCAATGGGACTCAGATGATATCCTCTCTGGGTGCTGAGGCTGTGGAGAGAGCCCTGAGTGTGGCCAGACAAGCTGACATCATTGCAGCCTTGACTTTGGAAGCCCTGAAAGGCACCACAAAGGCCTTCCACAGTG CTATCCATGCAGTGAGGCCTCACCGTGGTCAGATGGAGGTGGCTGAGAGGCTTCGCTCTCTGTTAGACTCTGATGTCTTCCCTTCTCAGATCTCTG AGAGTCAGAAAACATTCGAGCGTGTTCAGGATGCCTACACCCTCCGCTGTATCCCACAG GTTCATGGAGTGGTGAATGACACGATTGCTTTTGTCCAGAATGTGATTTGCACTGAGCTGAACAGTGCCACAGACAACCCA CTGGTATTTGCAGAGAGTGGGGAGACAATTTCTGGTGGGAATTTCCATGGAGAGTATCCAGCAAAG GTCTTGGACTACCTGGCCATAGGTGTGCATGAACTGGCCAGTATAAGTGAGAGGAGGATTGAGAGGCTGGTGAACCCGTCCCTCAGTGAACTGCCTGCCTTTCTCGTGAAGGAAGGAGGGTTGAACTCTGGCTTTATGATtgcacactgcactgctgctgccttAG TGTCAGAGAATAAGGTTCTGTGCCACCCATCCTCCGTTGACTCTCTGTCCACCAGTGCAGCAACAGAGGACCATGTGTCTATGGGCGGCTGGGCTGCCCGCAAAGCCCTGAGAGTGGTGGAGCATGTGGAACAAG TGCTGGCCATAGAGCTGCTGGCTGCCTGCCAGGCCTTGGAGTTCCTGCGCCCTCTTCAGACCACCACTCCTCTGGAGAAGGTCCATGAGTTGCTGCGCTCTGTGGTCAG GCCTTGGGACAAAGACCGTGTCATGAGTCCTGACATCGAAGCCGCTCATTCACTCGTCAGGGAGCAAAAG gTCTGGAACACAGTGCAGCCTTACATGGAGGAATACAGGAAGAAGCTGCAGACATGA
- the nfyba gene encoding nuclear transcription factor Y, beta a produces the protein MDGDSSTTDASQLGITGEYMASGHYVLQSQDDDAEESLNDHDDSGIKENFREQDIYLPIANVARIMKNAVPQTGKIAKDAKECVQECVSEFISFITSEASERCHQEKRKTINGEDILFAMSTLGFDMYVEPLKLYLQKFREAMKGEKGIPGVAVGESLGEDLTDDSFTNPLPAGIITADGQQQNVMVYTTSYQQIPTVQQIQFS, from the exons ATGGACGGAGACAGCTCAACCACCGACGCCTCCCAGCTGGGCATCACTGGAGAGTACATGGCATCCGGTCACTACGTTCTTCAGTCTCAAGatg ACGACGCAGAGGAGAGTCTGAATGACCACGATGACAGCGGCATCAAAGAGAACTTCAGGGAGCAGGACATCTATCTTCCTATTGCTAATGTGGCTCGCATCATGAAGAATGCTGTTCCTCAGACTGGAAAG ATTGCAAAAGATGCCAAAGAGTGTGTACAGGAGTGTGTGAGCGagttcatcagcttcatcacaTCAGAGGCGAGCGAACGTTGCCACCAGGAGAAGAGGAAGACCATCAACGGGGAGGACATTTTGTTCGCCATGTCCACGCTGGGCTTCGACATGTACGTGGAACCACTGAAGCTTTACCTGCAGAAGTTCCGAGAG GCCATGAAGGGGGAGAAAGGGATCCCAGGGGTGGCAGTGGGAGAAAGCCTGGGAGAGGATCTCACAGATGATAGCTTCA CAAATCCGCTGCCGGCTGGGATTATCACAGCAGATGGTCAGCAGCAGAACGTCATGGTGTACACCACCTCATATCAACAG ATTCCAACTGTACAACAGATCCAGTTTTCTTGA